From Brassica oleracea var. oleracea cultivar TO1000 chromosome C3, BOL, whole genome shotgun sequence, a single genomic window includes:
- the LOC106330711 gene encoding uncharacterized protein LOC106330711 translates to MARTRRPPLRTEAEITRDAIAELQAQMANITTALQALNVQRPPPPPPRENVERDHDEEEDEDDDAAAFAAAVDDNPFAPLRNSRALAQDNAPVAAADNQWTTGFKTAEFHGNTSAEELLDWIVTVEEILEFKRAPLERCLKSKLNKTFLPYNYDQLMFQSLHTIRQGTRSVAEYSTEFFLLLTRVDIQDSERQLVAHFTAGLRQQIQHTINLFHPLTLSEAHQQALTIETQTKSSFSWTTTRPSRSATLQQQQNPTEDVTPTKPETALVPLADTRNNRPSSLRCFSCGEIGHRQANFPTRNRRGLLLDTAGNDVEVIYDDDMEETVDEPEVLHADCGPALMVRRFIIDSGNSENVIAEEVVTKLQLPTELHPYPYKLAWLDQKTDLLITRRSLISFSVDDAYKDQIHCDVAPMDACHLLLGRPWIFDHRIQHDGFLSTYSFRFNNRTFTLQPSEPEKHTMQSSPVIILERKPFVTEMRKEELVLILVSTTTSRAKTMWPDAFTPLLDEFKDVFPDDLPTGLPPLRDIQHHIDLVLDAILPNRAHYRMSPSEHEELRRQVEELISKGFLRESLSPCASNAPSTFMRVMNQALRPFIGKFVVVYFDDILIFSMTLDDHINHLREVLLVLRRDQLFATLKKCEFGSEQVHFLGYIVSSKGLAVDPAKVEAIQSWPVPTTLSETRSFHGLASFYRRFVPQFSSLMAPMTDCIRREGTFLWTPEASHAFTIIKQNLSSAPILALPDFSQVFELHTDASKFGIGAVLSQRNRPITFFSEKLSGARLRYSIYDVEFYAVVQAIKHWRHYLFHKEFVLFTDHDALKHLNSQDKVSSRHAAWVAYL, encoded by the exons ATGGCACGAACTCGTAGACCACCGCTACGTACCGAGGCAGAAATTACCCGCGACGCCATTGCTGAGCTTCAAGCCCAGATGGCCAACATCACCACCGCCCTTCAGGCCCTTAATGTTCAACGACCACCACCACCCCCACCTCGCGAAAACGTTGAACGCGATCACGACGAGGAAGAAGATGAAGACGACGACGCAGCCGCGTTCGCCGCAGCAGTTGATGATAACCCCTTTGCTCCTCTTCGCAACAGCCGAGCTCTCGCTCAAGACAATGCTCCGGTAGCAGCAGCCGATAATCAATGGACAACAGGATTCAAAACAGCCGAGTTCCATGGAAATACTTCAGCCGAAGAACTACTTGATTGGATAGTCACGGTTGAAGAAATTCTAGAGTTTAAAAGAGCCCCATTGGAGCGATGT CTTAAGTCAAAACTCAATAAAACATTCTTGCCGTACAATTACGACCAGCTCATGTTCCAGAGTCTCCACACCATCCGACAAGGAACTCGTTCCGTAGCCGAATACTCTACGGAGTTCTTTCTACTCCTCACCCGCGTTGACATTCAAGACTCTGAGCGTCAACTTGTAGCACACTTCACGGCAGGTCTTCGTCAACAGATTCAACATACCATCAACCTCTTTCACCCTCTCACGTTGTCTGAAGCCCATCAACAAGCTCTAACTATAGAAACTCAAACAAAGTCATCTTTCTCATGGACCACTACAAGACCATCACGATCTGCAACACTTCAACAGCAACAAAACCCAACCGAGGATGTTACCCCAACCAAGCCAGAAACGGCACTGGTTCCGCTTGCCGACACACGAAACAATCGCCCAAGCTCTCTCCGTTGTTTCTCTTGCGGAGAAATTGGACACCGTCAAGCGAATTTTCCTACGCGCAATCGCCGTGGCCTGCTCTTGGATACTGCTGGTAATGACGTTGAAGTTATATATGACGACGATATGGAAGAGACGGTCGACGAACCAGAGGTTCTTCACGCCGATTGTGGACCTGCTCTGATGGTTCGACGA TTTATAATCGATTCAGGCAATAGTGAGAACGTAATCGCAGAAGAAGTGGTCACCAAGTTACAACTACCCACTGAACTCCATCCTTATCCGTATAAACTCGCATGGCTTGACCAGAAAACAGATTTGCTTATCACCCGACGATCATTGATTTCCTTCTCCGTGGACGACGCGTATAAAGACCAGATTCATTGTGACGTTGCACCAATGGATGCGTGTCACCTCCTTTTGGGACGTCCGTGGATATTTGATCACCGGATTCAGCATGATGGGTTCCTTAGTACTTATAGTTTCCGTTTCAACAATCGGACGTTTACACTTCAACCTTCCGAACCCGAGAAGCATACCATGCAGTCCTCTCCAGTAATCATTCTCGAACGAAAGCCATTTGTCACAGAGATGCGTAAAGAAGAGCTTGTGTTGATTCTTGTCAGTACCACCACATCTCGCGCCAAAACCATGTGGCCCGATGCATTCACTCCTTTGTTAGACGAATTTAAAGACGTCTTTCCTGATGACTTGCCCACCGGACTACCACCTCTCCGCGATATTCAGCATCACATAGACCTGGTTCTTGATGCAATCTTGCCTAACAGAGCTCATTATCGTATGAGTCCAAGTGAACATGAAGAGCTACGAAGACAAGTCGAGGAGCTTATCTCTAAAGGATTTTTGCGCGAAAGTTTAAGTCCATGTGCA TCTAATGCACCTAGTACCTTCATGCGTGTCATGAATCAAGCACTTCGTCCTTTTATTGGGAAATTTGTTGTGGTCTACTTCGACGACATCCTTATCTTCAGTATGACGCTGGACGATCACATCAACCACCTCCGTGAAGTCTTACTCGTCCTTCGCCGTGATCAGTTATTTGCAACGCTTAAGAAGTGCGAGTTTGGATCCGAGCAAGTTCACTTCCTTGGCTACATTGTTTCTTCTAAGGGTTTGGCCGTGGATCCAGCCAAAGTAGAAGCGATTCAGTCCTGGCCTGTGCCGACGACTTTATCAGAAACAAGAAGCTTTCACGGTCTTGCTTCTTTCTACAGACGTTTCGTACCTCAGTTTAGTAGTCTCATGGCTCCAATGACGGACTGTATTCGTCGTGAGGGTACATTTTTGTGGACTCCGGAAGCATCGCACGCCTTTACTATCATCAAACAAAATCTCAGCTCCGCCCCTATCTTGGCATTACCTGATTTTTCACAGGTATTTGAGCTTCACACCGATGCTTCCAAATTCGGTATTGGTGCAGTCTTGAGTCAGCGAAATCGTCCCATCACTTTCTTTAGTGAGAAGCTTAGTGGTGCTCGTCTCCGTTACAGTATTTACGATGTGGAGTTCTATGCAGTTGTTCAAGCAATCAAACATTGGCGACATTATCTTTTTCACAAAGAATTCGTCCTCTTTACCGATCATGACGCCCTAAAGCATCTCAACAGTCAAGATAAGGTTTCCTCCCGTCATGCTGCATGGGTTGCCTATTTATAG